In Plasmodium coatneyi strain Hackeri chromosome 4, complete sequence, the genomic window ATGGGATCCACTTCTGTGTGGTGAACGGGTAAAGCAGGATCTACATTAGTCTGCATTTCCTGGTCCCCCCTCTGTGCCACTCCCCCATTTCGTATCAACAGCGGGGAGCATATAACCCTATGCCCGGTAACATTTCTGTAAAAAAGTAGAGAACCTAGTAAGGTAATACTCTTCGGGTTTGCCATATGGCAAATATTGTAAAGTTCGTTTAAATTAATCGCCAtggatattttatttttgctagCTTTGATTAAACTTAAATTGTACTTTGAGCAGAGTGTTGAAACCTTCCCCTGCAACcaggaaaaattttcctctctttcttttcttagatttagaattttttttttccctaattcTAGTAATGTGATGAAAAGATCtaaatatgcatgcacaGGTGTTCTACCAGGGTAGTgctttttcaattctttcatttttttcttatcggAGCTGAATACGATCCCGCCGTTAACTGGCACGAGGAAATTCTTATCACAACTCTGAACCACAAAGTCCACCCGCCCCTTCGATTCGAAACACTTCTGTATTTCTTTACACAAATAATTGCATTGTAATCCAAAGGCATTATTAATTATGTGTGGAACATTATACTTCTTGCAAATATGAgcaatttttacaacatcATCTGAATTCCTTGGGGCATAACTAGATGTCACTGACATTACACAACAGATTTTTTCACCATATGTTTGTATCAGTTTTTCTATTTCGTCTAGGTTTGTAAATAATTCTTCATCTCTGTAGACCATGTCCACTACTAAATATTTCAAGGCACAAAAATCGATGCACTTGTAGCAGGTCTTATGATCTATTCTGGAGATTATTACgtattcacttttttctctttccttttttgtgtacagCAGGCAGGTACTTAAACACATCCCTGTAGCGTACGGCAGTATGTACACATCTTCGCAGCCCTTTATTCCAAAGCTTTTGATCAGATCCTTTACAAAGCTAGTCGTGGCCTTGGCCAGGATACTGTTCCCCGCGCTCTTGGGCTGCACGTCGTCCAAGTTCCCTGACCTGCGTAAGGGGCATAATTGAGTTAGGAAGTCTGTCCAATATTCACATACGCCCATAGATGCGTACACACCCattcatatgtgtgtgtgagGGAAGAGCTGCTCACCTGCCGATGCCGTGCCCAAATCCGATGTACTTGTTCCGAACGAGCGCGCTGTATATGCGATTCTCCCGCTCCCCGATTTTGACGTTCTTCTCGCTGTTGCAtctgaggaaggaagtaggGCGAAAATGATTTCTATGTTTCGTCCTTTCTATAATATCGCATCATAAAGGAAATGAtgctttctttctttttttacgtacAAATTTTGAGAAGATATCTGGTGCAACATGTTCATGATGGTTATTTCGTTTAGACCCTCATTAGGGACACGGCCGTGATTTAGGATGCTGTAAATGGAAGGGGGGAGCGTTGTATGACACAAAAGGGAGTGAAAACCATTATTTCCTTAAATTCCACACACGTGCATACATTTACTAGAATGCTCATTGTgagttgcttcttttttttcttact contains:
- a CDS encoding PLP-dependent aminotransferase, which translates into the protein MNTPGLDVRNGKAVQGDIWRNRYSLISKQTLNQKENTLWNILNHGRVPNEGLNEITIMNMLHQISSQNLCNSEKNVKIGERENRIYSALVRNKYIGFGHGIGRSGNLDDVQPKSAGNSILAKATTSFVKDLIKSFGIKGCEDVYILPYATGMCLSTCLLYTKKEREKSEYVIISRIDHKTCYKCIDFCALKYLVVDMVYRDEELFTNLDEIEKLIQTYGEKICCVMSVTSSYAPRNSDDVVKIAHICKKYNVPHIINNAFGLQCNYLCKEIQKCFESKGRVDFVVQSCDKNFLVPVNGGIVFSSDKKKMKELKKHYPGRTPVHAYLDLFITLLELGKKKILNLRKEREENFSWLQGKVSTLCSKYNLSLIKASKNKISMAINLNELYNICHMANPKSITLLGSLLFYRNVTGHRVICSPLLIRNGGVAQRGDQEMQTNVDPALPVHHTEVDPIRVDTSEQGKHTDGEFSSNRGKNSEDAGLIRSSENCNNGNVKGEGCQANLVKKENINNGAIHGKTLTIGNHTFEHFGCSYDLYPFSYIAFSCVIGIERAELQSFLTKLDDAIGCFIRRFGRRN